From a region of the Paucidesulfovibrio longus DSM 6739 genome:
- a CDS encoding phosphate/phosphite/phosphonate ABC transporter substrate-binding protein has translation MQRKRNAAWAARWLFLALALFALAGASGCGEDEPSVRVNLAHREELTAQPRQDAVTYAYLPQYSHAVSYERHRQLLEYLRRETGLPLRQIFPDTFDEHIEMVRRGEIDISFSNPFVYIQLAEDGARAFARIVEPDGRPYFRGQIICRADNRSIKSLKDCRGKRWIAVDANSAGGYLFPLGLFLDNGIRRNDFAQLAFAPGPGGKQEKVVLSVHSGAYDLGSIRKGTLDILAGKVDLSKIRVLAETPDYPGWVYSARKGLDPAIVKKVARAMFALDPGRPDDARILSAAGVRGIVPATDDDYDAVRELASKLAEDGALPSVVTE, from the coding sequence ATGCAGCGAAAACGGAATGCGGCCTGGGCCGCCCGCTGGCTTTTCCTCGCCTTGGCGCTCTTCGCGCTGGCAGGGGCTTCGGGCTGCGGCGAGGACGAGCCCTCGGTGCGCGTGAATCTGGCGCACCGCGAGGAACTGACGGCCCAACCTCGGCAGGACGCCGTGACCTACGCCTACCTGCCGCAATATTCCCACGCCGTATCCTACGAGCGCCACCGCCAGTTGCTCGAATATCTCCGCCGCGAGACCGGCCTGCCCCTGCGCCAGATCTTCCCGGACACCTTCGACGAGCATATCGAGATGGTCCGGCGCGGCGAGATCGACATCTCCTTTTCCAACCCCTTCGTCTACATTCAGCTCGCCGAGGACGGCGCGCGCGCCTTCGCCCGCATCGTGGAGCCGGACGGCAGGCCCTATTTCCGGGGCCAGATCATCTGCCGCGCGGACAACCGCTCCATAAAATCCCTGAAGGACTGCCGGGGCAAGCGCTGGATCGCCGTGGACGCCAACTCCGCGGGCGGCTACCTCTTTCCCCTGGGTCTTTTTCTGGACAACGGCATCCGCAGGAACGACTTCGCCCAGCTGGCCTTTGCGCCCGGACCGGGCGGCAAGCAGGAGAAGGTCGTGCTTTCGGTGCATTCCGGCGCCTACGACCTCGGCTCCATCCGCAAGGGAACGCTGGACATTCTCGCTGGCAAGGTGGACCTCTCCAAGATCCGGGTGCTGGCCGAGACGCCGGACTATCCCGGCTGGGTCTATTCCGCGCGCAAGGGGCTCGACCCGGCCATCGTCAAGAAGGTGGCCAGGGCCATGTTCGCCCTGGATCCGGGCAGGCCCGACGACGCGCGCATCCTCTCTGCCGCCGGGGTGCGGGGCATCGTCCCCGCGACGGACGACGACTACGACGCCGTGCGCGAGCTGGCCAGCAAGCTCGCCGAGGACGGCGCCCTTCCCAGCGTGGTGACGGAATGA
- a CDS encoding ATP-binding protein — MRLVSRLRFRSKLVLGISAIVVCTTVMLTPLVARMTATALLDESKKRGSAVAESLAARAVDPLLSGDLLRLKNMVDEAEKLGDEVIYAFILDQTGYVLAQTFKGGFPVELLGANRAGPDSKARIQLLETDQGRIDDFAAPVRVGGANFGEVRLGLSRKPIQARVNDLVLTMSTLSGGALALAIALSTIFANKVTSRIGRLREHAENMVKGDLDLHSAPPANRNCWEIMNCGLKACPAYKDRDRRCWYLAGTLCPDCAHPDASNYRDSCRHCPVYHENAGDEIQDLAETFDVMALSLKTYISELKDAERVLSNQERLMRTILNVTPDLVSLVDTRMIYQAANTAFASFVGRDVRDIRGKTDFDLFPEEMAEQRHLESRDILQTGRRLDRQDWIVSSKGTRWFHTVSIPVRDQEGRITGLLRTDRDLTDLKRYQEQLIQSQKMESVGKLAGGVAHEINTPLGVILGYSQLLMEDVEEDSQIHQDLATIAKQAKVCRKIVADLLGFSRQAESVKREMCFNNSVMEAVSLVRHTFEMDKVEIEERLDDRMPIIYGDPEKLKQVWINLLNNARDAMPEGGRIVVKTKLDTPAQKVTLWLADTGTGIGEEDMRLVFDPFFTTKPVGKGTGLGLSVSFGIIEDHGGEIRAESPAPEEFADHSRPEAGPGTLFIVDLPLDHASMVEAGSPALRQGAPGPWTAGTVRTGTTKTHIAREAEEQKGYNG, encoded by the coding sequence ATGAGGCTCGTGTCGCGTCTGCGGTTCCGTTCCAAGCTGGTGCTGGGCATTTCGGCCATCGTGGTCTGCACCACCGTGATGCTCACCCCGCTGGTGGCGCGCATGACCGCCACGGCCCTGCTGGACGAGAGCAAGAAGCGCGGCTCCGCCGTGGCCGAGAGCCTTGCCGCGCGCGCCGTGGACCCGCTGCTCTCCGGCGACCTCCTGCGGCTCAAGAACATGGTCGACGAGGCCGAAAAGCTGGGGGACGAGGTCATCTACGCCTTCATCCTCGACCAGACCGGCTATGTTCTGGCCCAGACCTTCAAGGGCGGATTTCCCGTGGAGCTGCTCGGCGCGAACCGGGCGGGACCGGATTCCAAGGCGCGCATCCAGCTCCTGGAAACCGACCAGGGCCGCATCGACGATTTCGCGGCTCCGGTGCGCGTGGGCGGGGCCAATTTCGGCGAGGTCCGCCTGGGGCTTTCGCGCAAGCCCATCCAGGCCCGCGTCAACGATCTCGTCCTGACCATGAGCACGCTTTCCGGCGGAGCCCTGGCCCTGGCCATCGCCCTTTCCACCATCTTCGCCAACAAGGTCACCAGCCGCATCGGCCGATTGCGCGAGCACGCCGAGAACATGGTCAAGGGCGACCTGGACCTGCACTCGGCCCCGCCCGCGAACAGGAACTGCTGGGAGATCATGAACTGCGGGCTGAAGGCCTGCCCGGCCTACAAGGACAGGGACCGGCGCTGCTGGTATCTCGCCGGGACGCTCTGCCCGGACTGCGCCCACCCGGACGCCTCGAACTATCGCGACTCCTGCCGCCACTGCCCGGTCTATCATGAAAACGCGGGCGACGAGATTCAGGATCTGGCCGAAACCTTCGACGTCATGGCCCTGAGCCTGAAGACCTACATCAGCGAGCTCAAGGACGCCGAGCGCGTGCTCTCCAACCAGGAGCGGCTCATGCGCACGATCCTCAACGTGACCCCGGACCTCGTCTCCCTGGTGGACACCCGCATGATCTACCAGGCCGCGAACACGGCCTTCGCCTCGTTCGTGGGCCGCGACGTGCGCGACATCCGGGGCAAGACCGACTTCGACCTCTTTCCGGAAGAGATGGCCGAGCAGCGCCACCTGGAGAGCCGCGACATCCTCCAGACGGGCCGCCGCCTGGACCGCCAGGACTGGATCGTCTCGTCCAAGGGCACCCGCTGGTTCCACACCGTGAGCATCCCCGTGCGCGACCAGGAGGGCCGCATCACCGGCCTGCTGCGCACGGACCGCGACCTCACGGACCTGAAACGCTACCAGGAACAGCTCATCCAGTCCCAGAAGATGGAATCCGTGGGCAAGCTCGCGGGCGGCGTGGCCCACGAGATCAACACCCCCCTGGGCGTGATCCTGGGCTATTCCCAGCTGCTCATGGAAGACGTGGAGGAGGATTCCCAGATTCACCAGGATCTGGCCACCATCGCCAAGCAGGCCAAGGTCTGCCGCAAGATCGTGGCCGACCTGCTCGGGTTTTCCCGCCAGGCCGAGAGCGTCAAGCGCGAGATGTGCTTCAACAACTCCGTCATGGAGGCCGTGAGCCTCGTTCGCCACACGTTCGAGATGGACAAGGTGGAGATCGAGGAACGGCTCGACGATCGGATGCCGATCATTTACGGTGATCCCGAAAAGCTCAAGCAAGTCTGGATCAACCTGCTCAACAACGCCCGAGACGCCATGCCCGAGGGCGGGCGCATCGTGGTCAAGACCAAGCTGGACACCCCGGCCCAAAAAGTGACACTCTGGCTGGCGGATACGGGCACGGGCATCGGCGAAGAGGACATGCGGCTGGTTTTCGACCCGTTTTTCACCACCAAACCCGTAGGCAAGGGCACGGGCCTGGGGCTTTCCGTTTCTTTCGGCATCATAGAGGACCACGGCGGCGAGATTCGCGCCGAGAGCCCCGCGCCGGAGGAGTTCGCGGACCATTCGCGGCCGGAGGCCGGGCCGGGCACCCTGTTCATCGTGGACCTGCCCCTGGACCACGCCAGCATGGTCGAGGCGGGGAGTCCCGCCCTGCGGCAGGGGGCGCCGGGACCGTGGACCGCCGGAACCGTCCGCACAGGAACCACCAAAACGCACATCGCGCGCGAGGCAGAGGAGCAGAAGGGATACAATGGCTGA
- a CDS encoding response regulator: MAEIIVVDDISDAGILVKRILERKGHTVFAFTEEEEAIAHAATSKPDLAILDIKLKKMTGVEVLEELKKVNPDIKAIMLTGYPTLETARESLRLGASEYCVKPIDKDELEAKVAEVLEG, from the coding sequence ATGGCTGAAATCATAGTTGTGGACGACATTTCCGACGCCGGGATTCTGGTCAAGCGCATTCTGGAACGCAAGGGGCACACGGTGTTCGCCTTCACCGAAGAGGAGGAGGCCATTGCCCACGCCGCGACCAGCAAGCCCGACCTCGCCATCCTGGACATCAAGCTCAAGAAGATGACCGGGGTGGAGGTGCTCGAGGAACTCAAGAAGGTCAATCCCGACATCAAGGCCATCATGCTCACCGGCTACCCCACGCTGGAAACGGCGCGCGAGTCCCTGCGCCTGGGCGCGAGCGAGTATTGCGTCAAGCCCATCGACAAGGACGAGCTGGAGGCCAAGGTTGCCGAAGTCCTGGAAGGCTAG